A window of the Pseudomonas fluorescens genome harbors these coding sequences:
- a CDS encoding YcaO-like family protein: protein MDKTTLAERELTADQAERRIHTELSHLGLTPHTRTLGSKVVAVQASLQGRDNRHARGSGKGYADQAHLGALYEALEHYWTDELCTYDVHHETERYFKDTPVFADDSLLHRLSGQQNVRITCRTYVCPPWHDRFSYPIALTSPNGSRLPSSPGMADYRAVRRYASNSGTAIGATYNEAMLHAANECIERDAVSLFLLNHFYYQNHSPLRRVARLTESDELGRLWADAEQEIDGEIVLVDISTEFKVRTFLAFTTKPGAHPQVFGSGSSLDPRHAAWRALTELVQLQLSADDPEYQQTLANALRNLQPFPRLLRCAQFDPQTLLHRCVQHEVRLPDSAKGLSVENQLYLLTQDLRIHGRTLGAAVLQRTELDTTLLNVVIPGLERFFVVSSGNVVIPQARGRTLERRAP, encoded by the coding sequence ATGGACAAGACAACGTTGGCCGAGCGTGAGCTCACGGCCGATCAGGCAGAGCGGCGTATTCACACCGAACTTTCACACCTGGGCCTCACGCCGCACACCCGTACCCTCGGCAGCAAAGTCGTTGCGGTTCAGGCAAGTCTTCAGGGCAGAGACAACCGTCATGCCCGTGGCTCCGGCAAGGGTTATGCGGATCAGGCACACCTGGGCGCGCTTTATGAAGCGCTCGAGCACTACTGGACCGATGAGCTCTGTACCTACGATGTTCACCACGAAACGGAACGCTATTTCAAAGACACGCCGGTGTTTGCCGATGACTCGCTTCTGCACAGGCTCTCCGGCCAGCAAAACGTGCGCATCACCTGCCGGACCTATGTCTGTCCACCGTGGCATGACCGGTTTTCCTATCCAATCGCGCTGACGTCTCCGAATGGCTCACGTTTGCCCTCGTCACCGGGCATGGCGGACTACCGCGCCGTGCGTCGCTATGCCAGCAACAGCGGCACCGCGATTGGTGCCACTTACAACGAAGCGATGCTGCACGCCGCCAACGAATGCATCGAGCGCGATGCCGTGTCGTTGTTTCTGCTCAATCATTTTTATTACCAAAACCATTCACCACTGCGACGGGTGGCGCGCCTCACTGAAAGCGACGAACTCGGACGTCTGTGGGCCGATGCCGAACAGGAAATCGACGGCGAAATCGTGCTGGTGGATATCAGCACCGAGTTCAAGGTGCGGACCTTTCTGGCCTTCACGACCAAGCCGGGCGCTCACCCACAGGTGTTCGGCAGCGGCAGCTCCCTCGACCCGCGCCACGCAGCATGGCGGGCGCTCACTGAACTGGTGCAGTTGCAACTCAGCGCCGACGACCCCGAATACCAACAGACGCTGGCCAATGCGCTGCGCAACCTGCAACCCTTCCCACGCCTGCTGCGCTGTGCGCAATTCGATCCGCAGACGCTGCTGCATCGCTGCGTTCAACACGAGGTGAGACTGCCGGATTCCGCTAAAGGCCTGTCAGTGGAAAACCAGCTTTACCTGCTGACTCAAGACCTGCGGATTCATGGCCGTACGCTGGGTGCAGCCGTCCTGCAGCGAACCGAGCTCGACACCACCCTGCTCAACGTAGTGATCCCCGGACTTGAGCGCTTCTTCGTGGTTTCCAGCGGCAACGTCGTCATCCCGCAAGCCCGGGGCCGTACTCTGGAGAGGCGAGCACCATGA
- a CDS encoding class I SAM-dependent methyltransferase: protein MNRLDRTRELTLARSMRLYLNENGAVGHFLEPRGSGLHHVFFLRVNDELWVGRKRLQRDRHFRWQASSSLKPDMLFGPHLHSFWGDDGLSIGYRTASPAQKAQVFEHALHQADSEILVPFPLLDEAGREAVCPAEFWQGNESLAEQLNTDEHHLREYCAGLLQAITEKGALVYDPACSTGAFIAHLARALPDCLCLGSDRSASMIEHARRWHSATSVEFDVLEASEAFDTGIRCDVLILRFLNAEVLTRREAQTAFVSLIRCVKPGGTILVFGHTPVLIPVTWLASIHHLKLESSVAARPGQVELFQFYRLTASAP from the coding sequence ATGAACCGACTCGATCGCACCCGGGAACTGACATTGGCCCGATCCATGCGCCTTTACCTCAACGAGAACGGCGCTGTTGGCCACTTCCTCGAACCGCGAGGCAGCGGACTGCATCACGTTTTTTTCCTGCGGGTGAACGATGAGCTTTGGGTCGGCCGCAAGCGCCTGCAACGTGACCGGCATTTTCGCTGGCAGGCCAGCAGCTCGCTCAAACCCGACATGTTGTTTGGCCCGCATCTGCATTCATTTTGGGGGGATGACGGGTTGTCGATCGGCTATCGGACGGCCTCACCCGCCCAGAAAGCGCAGGTCTTCGAACATGCATTGCATCAGGCTGACAGCGAGATCCTGGTTCCCTTCCCGCTGCTGGATGAGGCGGGCCGGGAAGCGGTCTGCCCGGCAGAGTTCTGGCAAGGCAACGAATCACTGGCCGAACAGCTGAACACCGACGAACACCACCTGCGCGAATACTGCGCCGGGCTGCTCCAGGCCATCACAGAAAAAGGCGCACTGGTTTACGACCCGGCCTGTTCAACGGGCGCGTTCATCGCCCATCTCGCCCGTGCCCTGCCCGACTGTCTTTGCCTGGGCAGTGACCGTTCGGCCTCGATGATCGAACATGCCAGGCGATGGCACAGCGCAACCTCCGTCGAGTTCGATGTGCTGGAGGCGAGTGAAGCCTTCGATACCGGGATTCGCTGCGATGTCTTGATCCTGCGTTTCCTCAACGCCGAAGTCTTGACCCGCCGAGAGGCCCAAACCGCATTCGTGTCGCTGATCCGCTGCGTCAAGCCCGGCGGCACGATCCTCGTTTTCGGTCACACCCCGGTGCTGATCCCGGTCACCTGGCTTGCCTCCATCCACCACCTGAAACTTGAATCCAGCGTCGCGGCACGGCCGGGGCAAGTCGAGCTGTTCCAGTTCTATCGTCTGACGGCTTCGGCTCCATGA
- a CDS encoding alpha/beta fold hydrolase, with protein sequence MSFSLHSRGYYPTGDGHQLYWERHGVPGHEPVFFLHGGPGGRISRHHLQFFDLGRFDIILFDQRGCGRSTPYGELQDNTTGLCVEDIDGLRQHFGFEKISVLGVSWGSWLAIQYQQRYPQHLLKTTLVSVFVPFADNVRAYDQALNDGLTQSPESSLGQRARDIYRILGEGRPSQQHRAAIEWLNAVLRRTGQTICPDTLERFVDQEAVLAIRLELHYHLQNYFFTPKDENLTLDDNTLLIQGIRDIHGMASVRWLRQRMNIHCRLLHAGHNAFENALLKAVRRAVKREIEG encoded by the coding sequence ATGAGTTTTTCCCTGCACAGCCGAGGTTATTACCCGACCGGCGACGGCCATCAACTCTATTGGGAACGCCATGGTGTTCCGGGTCACGAACCGGTGTTTTTCCTCCATGGCGGCCCCGGCGGACGTATCAGTCGTCACCATCTGCAGTTTTTCGACCTGGGCCGGTTCGACATCATCCTGTTTGACCAACGAGGTTGCGGGCGCTCGACGCCCTACGGCGAGCTGCAGGACAACACTACCGGGCTGTGTGTCGAAGATATCGATGGCCTGCGCCAGCATTTCGGCTTCGAAAAAATCAGCGTATTGGGGGTGTCATGGGGCAGTTGGCTGGCGATTCAGTACCAGCAGCGTTACCCGCAGCACCTGCTGAAAACCACGCTGGTTTCGGTATTCGTGCCGTTTGCCGACAATGTCCGGGCTTACGATCAGGCGCTCAATGACGGGCTGACGCAATCGCCAGAATCATCGCTCGGCCAACGCGCCAGGGACATCTACCGGATACTCGGCGAAGGCCGCCCATCGCAGCAACACCGCGCCGCCATCGAATGGTTGAACGCTGTTCTACGTCGCACAGGCCAGACGATTTGCCCCGACACTCTGGAGCGCTTTGTCGATCAGGAAGCGGTGCTCGCCATCCGCCTCGAGCTGCATTACCACCTGCAGAACTACTTCTTCACGCCAAAGGATGAAAACCTGACCCTCGACGACAACACCCTGCTGATTCAGGGCATTCGCGACATTCATGGCATGGCCAGCGTGCGCTGGCTCAGGCAACGCATGAATATCCACTGCCGGCTGCTGCACGCCGGGCACAACGCCTTTGAAAACGCCCTGCTCAAAGCAGTACGTCGGGCGGTGAAACGTGAAATCGAAGGCTAA
- a CDS encoding ABC transporter substrate-binding protein, which yields MFDKKNKLRHSISLAAMLALSGLSASAWADAYEDAAKKWIGSEFKPSTLTAEQQLEELKWFIKAAEPFRGMDIKVVSETLTTHEYESKVLAKAFSEITGIKLTHDLLQEGDVVEKMQTVMQSDKNIYDGWVNDSDLIGTHFRYGKTESITDLMANEGKNFTSPTLDIKDFIGISFTTAPDGKIYQLPDQQFANLYWFRADWFERADLKAKFKEKYGYELGVPVNWSAYEDIAKFFSEDVKEIDGKRIYGHMDYGKKDPSLGWRFTDAWFSMAGGGDKGIPNGLPVDEWGIRVEDCHPVGSSVTRGGDTNGPAAVFATTKYVDWLKKYAPPEAAGMTFSESGPVPSQGNIAQQIFWYTAFTADMTKPGLPVVNADGTPKWRMAPSPRGPYWEEGMKLGYQDVGSWTFMKSTPEKQKLAAWLYAQFVTSKTVSLKKTIVGLTPIRESDINSQAMTDLAPKLGGLVEFYRSPARVQWTPTGTNVPDYPRLAQLWWSHIAEAASGEKTPQQALDGLAKDQDAIMTRLERSKAQAVCAPKMNPERDAQYWFDQPGAPKPKLANEKPKGETVSYNELLKSWEAARK from the coding sequence ATGTTCGATAAGAAAAATAAGCTGCGACATAGCATTTCATTGGCAGCCATGCTGGCACTCAGCGGTTTGAGCGCGTCTGCCTGGGCCGACGCCTACGAAGATGCCGCAAAAAAATGGATCGGCAGCGAATTCAAGCCGTCGACCCTGACGGCCGAGCAGCAGCTCGAAGAACTGAAGTGGTTCATCAAGGCGGCCGAGCCGTTTCGCGGGATGGACATCAAGGTCGTCTCGGAAACCCTGACCACCCACGAATATGAATCCAAGGTGCTGGCCAAGGCCTTCAGCGAAATCACCGGCATCAAGCTGACCCACGACCTGCTGCAGGAAGGCGACGTCGTGGAAAAAATGCAGACCGTGATGCAGTCGGACAAGAACATCTACGACGGCTGGGTCAATGACTCCGACCTGATCGGTACACACTTTCGCTACGGCAAGACCGAATCGATCACCGACCTGATGGCCAACGAAGGCAAGAACTTCACCTCGCCGACCCTCGACATCAAGGACTTCATCGGCATCTCCTTCACCACTGCGCCGGACGGCAAGATCTATCAGTTGCCCGACCAGCAGTTCGCCAACCTGTACTGGTTCCGCGCCGACTGGTTCGAGCGCGCCGACCTGAAAGCCAAGTTCAAGGAAAAGTACGGCTATGAGCTGGGCGTGCCGGTGAACTGGTCGGCCTATGAGGACATCGCCAAATTCTTCAGCGAAGACGTCAAGGAAATCGACGGCAAACGCATCTACGGGCACATGGACTACGGCAAGAAAGACCCGTCGCTGGGCTGGCGCTTCACCGATGCCTGGTTCTCCATGGCCGGTGGCGGCGACAAGGGCATTCCCAACGGCTTGCCGGTGGACGAGTGGGGGATTCGCGTCGAGGATTGCCACCCGGTCGGTTCCAGCGTGACCCGCGGCGGCGACACCAACGGCCCGGCGGCGGTGTTCGCCACCACCAAATACGTCGACTGGCTGAAGAAGTACGCGCCACCGGAAGCGGCGGGCATGACCTTCTCCGAGTCCGGCCCGGTGCCGTCCCAAGGCAACATCGCTCAGCAGATCTTCTGGTACACCGCGTTCACCGCCGACATGACCAAACCCGGCCTGCCGGTGGTCAACGCCGACGGCACGCCGAAATGGCGCATGGCGCCGTCGCCACGCGGGCCGTACTGGGAAGAGGGGATGAAACTGGGGTATCAGGACGTGGGTTCCTGGACCTTCATGAAATCCACACCTGAGAAACAGAAACTCGCGGCCTGGCTGTACGCGCAGTTCGTGACCTCGAAAACCGTGTCGCTGAAGAAAACCATCGTCGGCCTGACGCCGATTCGCGAGTCGGACATCAACTCGCAGGCGATGACCGATCTGGCGCCGAAGCTCGGTGGTCTGGTCGAGTTCTACCGCAGCCCGGCCCGTGTGCAATGGACCCCGACCGGCACCAACGTGCCGGACTATCCACGTCTGGCGCAACTGTGGTGGAGCCACATCGCCGAAGCCGCCAGCGGCGAGAAGACCCCGCAACAGGCCCTCGACGGTCTGGCCAAGGATCAAGACGCGATCATGACCCGTCTGGAACGCTCCAAGGCCCAAGCGGTGTGCGCACCGAAAATGAACCCCGAGCGCGACGCGCAATACTGGTTCGACCAGCCGGGCGCACCAAAACCGAAACTGGCCAACGAGAAGCCGAAAGGCGAAACCGTGAGCTACAACGAACTGCTCAAATCGTGGGAGGCGGCACGCAAGTAA
- a CDS encoding DUF2160 domain-containing protein has translation MEWMSWTVPTAAFFIVIGLILVGMTTWELRSPSILRRGFLPIATTRGDRLFIGLLGSAYLHLLVIGVTDWSIWVASALSLVWLLAVMRWG, from the coding sequence ATGGAATGGATGAGCTGGACCGTCCCGACGGCGGCGTTTTTCATCGTGATCGGGTTGATCCTGGTGGGCATGACCACCTGGGAACTGCGCTCGCCGAGTATCTTGCGGCGAGGGTTTCTACCGATTGCCACCACCCGTGGCGATCGCTTGTTCATCGGTCTTCTCGGCAGCGCCTACCTGCATCTGCTGGTAATCGGCGTGACCGACTGGAGCATCTGGGTAGCGTCCGCGTTGTCCCTGGTGTGGCTGTTGGCTGTGATGCGTTGGGGCTAG
- a CDS encoding carbohydrate ABC transporter permease yields the protein MSKRKLVPLLLYILFLLVPIYWLLNMSFKSNTEILGGLTLFPQDFTLANYKVIFTDPSWYTGYINSLYYVSLNTIISLTVALPAAYAFSRYRFLGDKHLFFWLLTNRMAPPAVFLLPFFQLYSSIGLFDTHIAVALAHCLFNVPLAVWILEGFMSGVPKEIDETAYIDGYSFPKFFVKIFIPLIGSGIGVTAFFCFMFSWVELLLARTLTSVNAKPIAAVMTRTVSASGIDWGVLAAAGVLTILPGMLVIWFVRNHVAKGFALGRV from the coding sequence ATGAGCAAAAGAAAGCTTGTTCCACTGCTGCTCTACATCCTGTTCCTGCTGGTGCCGATCTACTGGCTGCTGAACATGTCGTTCAAGAGCAACACTGAAATCCTCGGCGGACTGACTCTTTTCCCACAGGATTTCACGCTGGCGAACTACAAGGTGATCTTTACCGACCCGAGCTGGTACACCGGGTATATCAACTCGCTGTACTACGTCAGTCTGAACACGATCATTTCTCTGACCGTGGCACTGCCGGCGGCCTACGCGTTTTCGCGCTACCGCTTTCTCGGCGACAAGCACCTGTTCTTCTGGCTGCTGACCAACCGCATGGCGCCACCGGCGGTGTTCCTGCTGCCATTCTTCCAGCTGTATTCGTCGATCGGCCTGTTCGACACCCACATCGCCGTGGCGCTGGCGCACTGCCTGTTCAACGTGCCGCTGGCGGTGTGGATCCTCGAAGGTTTCATGTCCGGGGTGCCGAAGGAGATCGACGAAACGGCCTACATTGACGGCTACAGCTTTCCCAAATTCTTCGTGAAGATCTTCATCCCGCTGATCGGCTCCGGCATCGGTGTGACGGCGTTTTTCTGCTTCATGTTTTCCTGGGTCGAACTGCTGCTGGCGCGCACGCTGACCTCGGTGAACGCCAAACCGATCGCGGCGGTGATGACGCGCACGGTGTCGGCGTCCGGCATTGACTGGGGTGTACTGGCGGCGGCGGGGGTGTTGACTATCCTCCCCGGCATGCTGGTGATCTGGTTCGTTCGCAACCACGTGGCCAAGGGCTTTGCCCTGGGCCGGGTCTGA
- a CDS encoding carbohydrate ABC transporter permease: MNKVQNNKAWWLVLPVFLLVAFSAVIPMMTVVNYSVQDIFDQSSRYFVGADWYKQVLLDPRLHDSLLRQFIYSACVLLIEIPLGIAIALTMPTKGRWSSVVLIVLAIPLLIPWNVVGTIWQIFGRADIGLLGSSLNAMGISYNYAANTMDAWVTVLVMDVWHWTSLVALLCFSGLRAIPDVYYQAARIDRASAWAVFRHIQLPKLKSVLLIAVMLRFMDSFMIYTEPFVLTGGGPGNSTTFLSQTLTQMAVGQFDLGPAAAFSLVYFLIILLVSWLFYTAMTHNDANR, from the coding sequence ATGAACAAGGTGCAGAACAACAAGGCCTGGTGGCTGGTGTTGCCGGTTTTCCTTCTGGTGGCCTTCAGTGCCGTGATTCCGATGATGACCGTGGTCAACTATTCGGTGCAGGACATCTTCGACCAGTCCAGCCGCTACTTCGTCGGCGCCGACTGGTACAAGCAGGTGCTGCTCGATCCGCGTCTGCATGATTCGTTGTTGCGTCAGTTCATCTACTCGGCGTGTGTGCTGCTGATCGAAATCCCCCTCGGCATCGCCATCGCGCTGACCATGCCGACCAAGGGTCGCTGGTCGTCGGTGGTGCTGATCGTGCTGGCGATCCCGCTGCTGATTCCGTGGAACGTGGTCGGCACCATCTGGCAGATTTTCGGCCGCGCCGACATCGGCCTGCTGGGTTCGAGCCTCAACGCCATGGGCATCAGCTACAACTATGCGGCCAACACTATGGACGCCTGGGTCACGGTTTTGGTGATGGACGTGTGGCACTGGACTTCGCTGGTGGCGCTGCTGTGTTTCTCCGGGCTGCGGGCGATTCCCGATGTGTATTACCAGGCTGCGCGCATCGACCGGGCCTCGGCGTGGGCCGTGTTCCGGCACATTCAGTTGCCCAAGTTGAAGAGCGTGCTGCTGATCGCGGTGATGCTGCGCTTCATGGACAGCTTCATGATCTACACCGAGCCGTTCGTGCTCACCGGCGGCGGGCCGGGTAACTCGACGACCTTCCTGAGTCAGACCCTGACCCAGATGGCCGTAGGCCAATTCGACCTGGGGCCGGCGGCGGCATTCTCGCTGGTGTACTTCCTGATCATCCTGCTGGTGTCCTGGCTGTTCTACACCGCCATGACCCACAACGATGCGAACCGCTGA
- a CDS encoding ABC transporter ATP-binding protein produces the protein MAEIRLQHLAHSYSKTPSGPEDYAIREMDHIWEQGGAYALLGPSGCGKSTLLNIISGLLSPSQGHVLFDGKAVNDLTPEKRNIAQVFQFPVVYDTMTVFENLAFPLRNQGLAEAKVHSKVQEIAEVLDLQNLLSKKARNLTADEKQKVSMGRGLVRDDVSAILFDEPLTVIDPHLKWKLRRKLKQIHEQFNITMVYVTHDQLEASTFADKIAVMYGGQIVQFGTPRELFERPSHTFVGYFIGSPGMNLIEVQPQSGGVGFNSTHLPLSDALQRHIEHGQWKNLKVGIRPEFIHVWDEPFDDAMQARVVHVEDLGTYKIMTLDLDGAPLKVRLAEDKPVPQGTAYISFPAQWLMVYADEFLLDATDSEVQP, from the coding sequence ATGGCCGAAATCCGTTTGCAACACCTCGCCCACAGCTACAGTAAAACCCCGAGCGGGCCCGAGGATTACGCGATCCGCGAGATGGACCACATCTGGGAGCAGGGCGGCGCCTATGCCTTGCTCGGCCCTTCGGGTTGCGGCAAGTCGACCTTGCTCAACATCATTTCAGGTTTGCTCAGCCCGTCCCAGGGCCATGTGCTGTTCGACGGCAAAGCGGTCAACGACCTGACCCCGGAGAAGCGCAACATCGCGCAGGTGTTCCAGTTTCCGGTGGTGTACGACACCATGACCGTGTTCGAAAACCTGGCTTTTCCCTTGAGAAATCAGGGCCTGGCAGAGGCGAAAGTGCACAGCAAGGTGCAGGAAATCGCCGAAGTCCTCGACCTGCAAAACCTGCTGAGTAAAAAGGCGCGCAACCTCACCGCCGACGAAAAACAGAAAGTCTCCATGGGCCGCGGCCTGGTGCGCGATGACGTGTCGGCGATCCTGTTCGACGAGCCGCTGACGGTGATCGACCCGCACCTGAAATGGAAACTGCGGCGCAAGCTCAAGCAGATCCACGAGCAGTTCAACATCACCATGGTCTACGTGACCCACGATCAGCTGGAGGCCTCGACCTTCGCCGACAAGATTGCGGTGATGTACGGCGGCCAGATCGTCCAGTTCGGCACCCCACGGGAATTGTTCGAGCGGCCGAGCCACACCTTTGTCGGCTACTTCATCGGCAGCCCGGGGATGAACCTGATTGAAGTGCAGCCGCAATCGGGCGGGGTCGGTTTCAACTCGACTCATCTGCCGCTGTCCGACGCCTTGCAGCGCCATATCGAACACGGCCAGTGGAAAAATCTGAAGGTCGGCATCCGCCCCGAGTTCATTCATGTGTGGGACGAGCCGTTCGATGACGCGATGCAGGCGCGGGTCGTACACGTCGAAGACCTCGGCACCTACAAGATCATGACCCTGGATCTGGATGGCGCGCCGCTGAAAGTGCGTCTGGCCGAAGACAAACCGGTGCCGCAAGGCACGGCGTACATCAGTTTCCCGGCGCAGTGGCTGATGGTCTATGCCGACGAATTTCTGCTGGATGCCACCGACAGCGAGGTACAGCCATGA
- a CDS encoding ABC transporter ATP-binding protein: protein MSLTLEHVSRTVEGQTWIDDASLKFEPGSFNVLLGRTLSGKTSLMRLMAGLDKPDSGRILMNGVDVTQRPVRLRNVSMVYQQFINYPTMTVFENIASPLRQAGISNEQIQSKVQETAKMLRIERFLKRYPLELSGGQQQRTAMARALVKDAELILFDEPLVNLDYKLREELRQEMRELFKARHTIAIYATTEPNEALALGGTTTILHEGRVIQSGPSTEVYHQPQTVLAAELFSEPPINLMPGRIAGNEVSFANFVHFPLNVDLRPVGEGEFRFGVRPSHISLVPSNDDDLELAVTVEVAEISGSETFLHVRNEHFLLVLHLPGVHEYDVDAPIRIYIPTHKLFVFDAQGRLVQAPGRRVARVA from the coding sequence ATGTCACTCACCCTGGAGCACGTCAGCCGTACCGTCGAGGGCCAGACCTGGATCGACGATGCGAGCCTGAAATTCGAACCTGGATCCTTCAACGTTTTGCTCGGGCGCACGCTGTCCGGCAAGACCAGCCTCATGCGCCTGATGGCCGGTCTGGACAAGCCCGACAGCGGCCGCATCCTGATGAACGGCGTCGACGTCACCCAGCGCCCGGTGCGTCTGCGCAATGTATCGATGGTCTATCAGCAGTTCATCAATTACCCGACCATGACGGTGTTCGAGAACATCGCCTCGCCGCTGCGCCAGGCCGGGATCTCCAATGAGCAGATCCAGAGCAAGGTGCAGGAAACCGCGAAGATGCTGCGCATCGAGAGGTTTCTGAAGCGCTATCCGCTGGAGCTGTCCGGCGGCCAGCAGCAGCGCACGGCCATGGCGCGGGCGCTGGTCAAGGATGCCGAGCTGATCCTGTTTGATGAGCCGCTGGTCAACCTCGACTACAAACTGCGCGAAGAGCTGCGCCAGGAAATGCGCGAGCTGTTCAAGGCGCGCCACACCATCGCCATCTACGCCACCACCGAGCCCAACGAAGCGCTGGCGCTGGGCGGCACCACCACCATTCTGCACGAGGGCCGGGTGATCCAGAGCGGCCCGTCGACCGAGGTCTATCACCAGCCGCAAACGGTGCTGGCCGCCGAATTGTTCTCCGAACCGCCGATCAACCTGATGCCGGGGCGCATCGCCGGCAATGAAGTGAGTTTCGCCAACTTCGTGCACTTTCCGTTGAACGTCGATCTGCGGCCGGTGGGCGAGGGCGAGTTCCGCTTTGGCGTGCGCCCGAGCCACATCTCGCTGGTGCCGAGCAACGATGACGACCTGGAACTGGCGGTGACCGTCGAGGTGGCGGAGATCAGCGGTTCGGAAACCTTCCTGCACGTGCGCAACGAGCATTTCCTGCTGGTGCTGCATTTGCCGGGGGTTCACGAATACGACGTCGATGCGCCGATCCGCATCTATATCCCGACCCATAAACTGTTTGTGTTCGATGCGCAGGGCCGTCTGGTGCAGGCACCGGGCCGGCGCGTCGCGAGGGTTGCCTGA